From Pararge aegeria chromosome 9, ilParAegt1.1, whole genome shotgun sequence, the proteins below share one genomic window:
- the LOC120626371 gene encoding uncharacterized protein LOC120626371, with translation MRLVIVLALTFLQPGKPDLLRDSVHVTSAAARPNNELWCYKCRAEVPDDKCADLRQNSSSLIHKCMNEKRICMVKRFSYTTSTENSTTALTMWALERNCTKNCEPGCIVIGERTKLYSCTSCCATSLCNYGSGAERPCTGARAISVLFLQLYVFLS, from the exons ATGCGCCTTGTGATCGTTCTCGCGCTTACATTCCTACAACCAG GTAAACCAGACCTCCTCCGCGACAGTGTCCATGTGACATCGGCAGCGGCGAGACCCAACAATGAGCTGTGGTGCTACAAATGCCGGGCCGAGGTCCCGGACGACAAATGCGCAGACCTCCGACAGAACAGCTCATCGCTTATCCACAAGTGCATGAACGAGAAAAGAATATGCATG GTGAAACGTTTTTCCTACACCACGTCCACTGAAAACTCTACCACAGCCTTGACAATGTGGGCACTAGAACGAAATTGCACCAAGAACTGCGAGCCAGGCTGCATCGTAATCGGCGAAAGGACCAAGCTCTACTCCTGCACGTCCTGCTGCGCCACATCCCTTTGTAATTACGGTTCTGGTGCCGAACGGCCTTGTACTGGAGCAAGAGCTATATCAGTGCTATTCCTCCAGCTTTATGTTTTTCTCTCATAA